A single window of Sparus aurata chromosome 22, fSpaAur1.1, whole genome shotgun sequence DNA harbors:
- the LOC115574618 gene encoding centrosome-associated protein CEP250-like, whose translation MRGKRSKTVQHYEENTRESWSMDGMEESEPLFEDQEESEPLFDNQEEGMSPLEEMEQSSALDDVQLNEQSHEDETLVAAQSNAEQNFESQQIEWQWEKTSLFQATGGFKKYVQDMQQGAEDPVVASHRAQLEEHREETRKIASALKKAEDLLMTERLGWQKEKSSLLKGHRKETKNITSALKKAEDSLETERVCWQQEKISLLEEHRKETRKITSALRKADDLLENERLCWQQEKLSLLEEIEKCTAVCQVQLDEQKCENKTLAAALRNAEQKLESHQVEWQEENTFLSQPREGFKQTVHDMLREAKEAVERSQASHQAQLEQHREETRKISSALRKAEDLLETERLCWLQEKLSLLEKTENLTALSQAQLDEQKCENKTLVAALRNAEQKLESHQVEWQEEKTSLIQATEDFKQTVHDMQEEAKEAVERSQASHQAQLEEHREETRKITSALREAEDLLETERLGWKQKKLSLLEKTENLTALSQAQLDEQKCENKTLAAALRIAEQKLESHQMEWQEEKTSLIQAKEDLQKTLQDKEQEWEEKESSMKSQLEDLLSKKKRKRKWFRRLFCLA comes from the coding sequence atgagaggaaagagaagcaaGACGGTACAACACTACGAGGAGAATACCAGAGAGTCCTGGTCAATGGACGGGATGGAGGAATCTGAACCTCTCTTTGAGGACCAGGAGGAATCCGAACCTCTATTTGACAATCAGGAGGAGGGAATGTCCccgctggaggagatggagcagTCTTCGGCTCTCGATGATGTTCAGCTGAATGAGCAGAGCCATGAGGACGAAACCCTTGTGGCTGCTCAGAGCAATGCTGAGCAGAATTTTGAGAGTCAGCAGATTGAGTGGCAGTGGGAAAAGACATCCCTCTTTCAGGCCACAGGAGGCTTCAAGAAGTATGTGCAGGATATGCAACAGGGAGCAGAGGATCCTGTGGTTGCTTCCCATCGAGCCCAGCttgaggagcacagagaggaaaccagGAAGATCGCATCTGCACTGAAAAAGGCAGAGGACCTTTTAATGACTGAGCGCCTCGGCTGGCAGAAGGAGAAAAGCTCCCTGCTTAAAGGACACAGAAAGGAAACCAAGAATATCACATCTGCCCTTAAAAAGGCAGAGGATTCTCTGGAGACTGAGCGTGTCTgctggcagcaggagaaaaTCTCCCTGCTTGAGGAGCACAGAAAGGAAACCAGGAAGATCACATCAGCCCTGAGAAAAGCAGATGATCTTCTTGAGAATGAGCGCCTGTGCTGGCAGCAGGAGAAACTCTCCCTGCTGGAGGAGATTGAGAAGTGTACAGCTGTCTGTCAGGTTCAGCTGGATGAGCAGAAATGCGAGAACAAAACCCTTGCGGCTGCTCTGAGGAATGCTGAACAGAAGCTGGAGAGTCATCAGGTGGAATGGCAGgaggaaaatacatttctcAGTCAGCCCAGAGAAGGCTTCAAGCAGACTGTGCATGATATGCTACGGGAAGCAAAGGAGGCTGTGGAAAGATCTCAGGCTTCCCATCAGGCTCAGCTtgagcagcacagagaggaaaccagGAAGATCTCATCTGCCCTGAGAAAGGCAGAGGATCTCCTGGAGACTGAGCGCCTCTGCTGGCTGCAGGAGAAACTCTCCCTGCTGGAGAAGACAGAGAACTTAACAGCCCTCTCTCAGGCTCAGCTGGATGAGCAGAAATGCGAGAACAAAACCCTTGTGGCTGCTCTGAGGAATGCTGAGCAGAAGCTTGAGAGTCATCAGGTGGAAtggcaggaggaaaagacaTCCCTCATTCAGGCCACAGAGGACTTCAAGCAGACTGTGCATGATATGCAAGAGGAAGCAAAGGAGGCTGTGGAAAGATCTCAGGCTTCCCATCAAGCCCAGCttgaggagcacagagaggaaaccagGAAGATCACATCTGCcctgagagaggcagaggatcTCCTGGAGACTGAGCGCCTCGGCTGGAAGCAGAAGAAACTCTCACTGCTGGAGAAGACAGAGAACTTAACAGCCCTCTCTCAGGCTCAGCTGGATGAGCAGAAATGCGAGAACAAAACCCTCGCGGCTGCTCTGAGGATTGCTGAACAGAAGCTGGAGAGTCATCAGATGGAAtggcaggaggaaaagacaTCCCTCATTCAGGCCAAAGAGGATCTCCAGAAGACGCTGCAGGACAAGGAGCAGGAgtgggaggagaaagaaagctCCATGAAGTCCCAGCTGGAAGATCTCCTGagcaagaagaagagaaagagaaaatggtTCAGGAGGTTATTCTGTTTGGCCTGA
- the LOC115574621 gene encoding protein FAM177A1 has protein sequence MNNSHQETSPDTQETEFGGPAGSKQRRTIHFSSGETLEEEDSEEEEEQSSDRPPFTEPAQRVSFSCKNVAILVGRISLLTCDFLGERLAGALGLKAAKYQYAIDQYDRDHKSQTTSSQTTDELRDGEAETLHLSQGVDGAQYGATADTRSPQSCDEKQTDGNKGCHNRGYQEDEDCLE, from the exons ATGAACAACAGCCACCAGGAA ACATCACCAGACACCCAGGAAACAGAGTTTGGGGGTCCTGCCGGGTCCAAACAGAGGAGGACCATCCACTTCTCCAGCGGTGAAACtctggaggaggaagacagcgaggaggaagaggagcagtcATCGGACAGGCCTCCCTTCACAGAACCTGCACAGAGG GTCAGCTTCTCATGCAAGAATGTGGCCATTCTGGTTGGGAGGATTTCCCTGCTGA CTTGTGATTTCCTTGGAGAGAGACTAGCTGGTGCACTGGGACTGAAGGCAGCCAAATACCAGTATGCCATAGACCAGTATGATCGTGACCACAAG TCACAAACTACAAGCAGCCAAACAACAGACGAACTCAGGGACGGAGAGGCCGAgaccctccacctctctcaggGAGTGGATGGAGCGCAGTATGGAGCTACAGCAGACACACGATCGCCTCAGAGCTGTGACGAGAAACAAACGGACGGGAACAAAGGCTGTCACAACAGAGGCTATCAAGAGGACGAGGACTGTTTGGAATAA